The following DNA comes from Croceicoccus sp. YJ47.
TAATCGCGGACGGCGAGGCCGAAATCATCGCCCCATTCGATGCCGAAAGCTTCAGACAAGGCGAGAACCACCTCGTCGGCCCATAGCGTTTCCCCCATGCGCTCTTTCGGTAGCATTCCAGCGCCTCAGCCATCGTCGCGGGTTGTGGCAAGTCGGCGTCAAAACCGCTGTCGAACCGCTCGTCCGTGCCAAGCAATGCGATATGCTCGCTTTCGCTGGTCGGGGCGCACGATGCGTCGGCAGATACTTGGCACTCGCACACGCGGAACCACCAACCGGGCAGCGTGGCTTTGAACTTGGCTATCATTTCTTCAAGCCCGGTTGCGGGCGCGGTTTGCCAGTCCATCATCCATTCTCCATCAGAGAGGCCAGAACGGCGGTCGCGAGCGCGCGAACATCGCAGGCGAACAAACCCACCTGACCAGCATGGAAGGGATTGAACTCGACGCAGGCCGGCGTGTCGCCAATCATACCAAGGTCGATAACCGCACTGTCAGTTTCCATTTCTTTGGCGATCTGGCGCGCGAGGGCGACCATCGCGTCCAAGCCGTTCCACGGTTCACTATTCATGTCGGCTTGCTTCCGCCACGCGACACCGTGCGGGACCGGATAGTCGATAGGCGTCAGCGTATAGGCCGCAGGGGACCACGTTACGACTTCTCGACCGATCACGAAGAAGCGGTGTTCAAATGTAAAGTCGACCAGTTCCTGCACCATCAAGGGAACGGGGCTGTCGATAAAACTGTAGGCCATATCCCCAACAACATCGGCGACGGATTCGCCTTGGTTGACCACCGCATTGAAGAACTTGTCGAAGCCAGACTTGATATAGACGTCGTGGCCGAGTGCGTGAAAGCTTTCAACGCGCCCCTGTAATCCGTCGAACAAAGTGGTTTCGAACCGACGCCCACAGTGCCTCAGGAAAGCACGGTCATTCCAGTAAGCCAGCGAAAAGCTGTGACGAAATCTGTTCCCACGAACACCAAAATCGGCCTCACTATTGCCTGTTGCTGGCTTAACCATACCATCCGAAGCGTCATACAGCGCCTTGAACAAAGCGGCATCCTCAAGGCGCTCTTCGGGATCGTTGGTATCGCGCAGTCGATAGGTCCATTCCCTGCCCATCATCCATTCTCCATCAGATAATCGCGGACGGCGAGGCCGAGAGGGGTGAGAATGATCGCCACCCAATTGCCGGTTCCAAGGTGCCCTGCGACAAGGCCCTTCCTTTTGAGGCGACCGGATATTCCCGACGATGACCACTTGTTCGTCAACGCCGCCCTCTGCGCATCCGTCATCCCCGCCGCGATCTGTGCTGCGTCAGTCATTGGGGGTGGCCTTCATGTGTTCGCCGCGTTCGATGGCATCTGCCATTGTTCGCGGTGAATTCTGGCGCACGTGGTCCGGGCTAATGGCCACAAATGTCGGCTGTTTCCGCAGCCACGCCACGATTGCCTTGCGCTCATCCATCGTTCTTGTCCTTACCTGCGGGTGGGATAGGGCGTTCGATCCGTTCGGGAAACTGGCATTTCAGCAGGCGCGATTGTTCGACCATCATTTCGCAGCAAGCCATCGCAGCCTGTCTTGCATGGTGGTGGCTTTGATCGAACGCACGGGCACTAATCATTGTGGGCAGGTGTGTAACCTCCACCCATGCGGCGTTCGGTCCGCAATGCCACATGCCCGATGACGGTTTATCCTCGATCAGACGAACGTGATATTTATCACCCATCATCCATCTCCTTCGATAAGCGTAACAGTCGCGCCGGTCTGGATGCCTTTGCCGCCGCTGTCCCGGCGCCAGCGTCGAACGGCCGTCCATTTCGCTGCCCATTCGGACGGCGCTTCAACGGTGTAGGTCTGATCCACCGATGCAAGGTGCACGCTGTAGCGGGCCATCACGCTTCCCCTTCGGTGTGCTTGGGGGCGGGGGCGAATTGGCGTTCGACGGTCTGGCGCTCCTGTTGCTCTTTCCCGTTCCAACGCGGTTCTCGGTTGCGGTTGCCTGTCTTGGCGATGGGATTCATGCCCCATATTTTCCGCCCCATTACGCCTCTCCTTCCGACGGCCCGGCCAGCAGCGCCATTCGCGGCGTGCCGGTTTTGTATTCGAGCGCCAGATCGCCCCCGATGCGCTCATGCACGGTCTGTCCGTTGCTCATTACGATGTTCGCAAGGAAGGCTTGTTCGAACGTCTCAATGCCGCTCTCGATGCTTTCCAGTTTGGCTTTGATCGTCAGCAGAAGCGCCCGCCCACGCTGGCGCCGCGCCTGTTCTGTTTTCGCCGCGCTCTGGGCTGTGGTCAGCGTCTTGCCGTTGCCGTCCTTCGTGGGAATATCGCTGTCAGGTACGAACGGAACGCGAAACTTGATCATCCGGTCGCCCAAGGTGAACTGCACAGCGAAACTGGCGCGGTCCTCGAACTGGCCAAGCTGATCGGCGCCCGCTTTGCGCAAGAGCGCCATGATCTCGCTGATCGACTTCTCGAACGAAACCTTCGTCGTTTCCGCGTAGGCCATCACGCTTCCCCTTCGGTGACAGCGGCCATCGGTTTACACAGTCCGGGTAAGTGATTGAAATCATAGGGCGGGGAGGAGGTTCGGTTTACAAGAAAACGCCGCCTTTTCAATTGGACACGAGAAATCATAATCCGCGTGTCGGGGGTTCGAGTCCCTCCTCCGCTACCATATGGCGTACCGGGTGCCCCATGAGCGCCGCGGTTCTTTTCGGAAAATCTCGAAAATATTGTGCGGTTTGGGGAGTATTTGCTCCCCCATGTGCCATGATTTTGTCCGTGACAGCGCGTCAACGGGTCGGCCCCGTTCGACATTGCATATCGCTAAATTTCGCCGCTAAAAACCAGCGATGGGATTCAGGAAACCATTCAAGGCCGTTCCGATCCGCCTGGGTGCGCATTACCGGCGAAAGGCCCGGGCCGAGCAGCGCAAACAGTCTCTACGAACGCTCGCGATCGCGGCCCTGGTCGGCCTGACGATCGGGATTGCCAGCGTGTGGGTATCTTGACCCGGCCACGGATGACGCGGCCTTCGCTGGCGTTCGCGCAAATTCGGTCTTAATCGTGGCGGGCGAAGGAGAGCAACATGGATTACGTCACGCTTGGCCGCTCGGGTTTGAAGGTTTCGCCTCTGTGCCTCGGCTGCATGAGCTACGGCGACACGCGCCGGGGCTGGCACGGTGACTGGGTCCTGGGGGAGGAAGAAAGCCGCCCGTTCATCCGTGAGGCGGTGGAGGCGGGGATCAATTTCTTCGACACGGCCAATATGTATTCCGGCGGATTGTCCGAAGAGGTGATCGGCCGCCTGCTTCCCGAATTCGCCCATCGCGACGAGCTTGTCGTGGCGACCAAGGCGTTCCTGCCTTGGCGCCAGGCGCCCAATGCCGGCGGTTTGTCGCGCAAAAGCCTGATGCAGGCGATCGACGATAGCCTGACGCGGCTGAACATGGATTATGTCGACCTCTATCAGATTCATCGCTGGGACGACGATACCCCGATCGAGGAAACGATGAAGGCGCTGCACGACATCGTGAAGGCGGGGAAGGCCCGCTATATCGGCGCGTCGAGCATGTATGCGTGGCAGTTTGCCAAGGCACAGGAGGCCGCGCGCGCGCATGGGTGGACGCCGTTCATTTCGATGCAGAACCACGTCAACCTGCTCTACCGCGAGGAGGAACGCGAAATGATCCCGCTCTGCACGGATCAGGGCGTGGGGCTTATCCCGTGGAGCCCGCTCGCACGCGGAAGGCTCGCCCGCGCCGCGGACGAACGCACCGTGCGCAGCGAAACCGACGGGTTTGGCAAGACGCTGTATCGACAGCATGAGGATGCCGATCGCGCGGTTATCGAGGCGGTGGGCGAAATCGCCGCGGCGCGCGGGGTCGAGCGCGCGACGGTGGCGCTCGCCTGGCATTACTCCAAACCCGCGACGATTGCCCCCATCGTCGGCGCGACGAAGCCGGGTCACATCGCCTCCGCCGTGGCCGCGACCCGGCTTTCCCTCACCGCGGAGGAGATTGCCGCACTGGAAAAGCCTTATCAGCCCAAATGGCCGGTCGGGGTGGAAAGCACGGCCCCGCGCGATCTTGCGCTGACAATGCGAAACGCGGTTGGCGAGGGCGCCTAGGTTCGGGGCATTCGCGGCGCCGCCCGGCGGTTGTTAAGGCGCGACGACGTCGTGCGACATCGGGGCCAGCTTGGCGAGGAAGCGATTCTGCACCGCGAAGGGCACGTTTTCTTCGCGCATGGCCTGTTGCAGGTTTTCGACCAGCGCGTTCATGTCGCGCATCCGGACGCCCATCGCGGCGTGCGCGACCACCATGTCCCGCCCGGTGTAGGCACAGCCCGCGCCAAGGATATAGCAGAACTGTTCGAACAGGGTCCGCCTGAGCCGGACCGTGTCGCGGCTTATGAAGATGGAGGCGATGCGCGGATCCGATTCCGACAGTGCGACGGTTCGCTCGGCAATCCGGCGAATGCCGTCCTGCCCCCCGAAATGCGCCGCCATCGCGGTCCCGCCAAAGGGTTCCGCCCCGGCATTGCGATCGTCCTGCGTATAGGGATCGACGGGGAATTCGCCTGTGACCGGGTCGCGAACGCGTTCCTCCACGCCAAATTCCTTGTCCCAGTCGACATCGGCGTGGGGCGCGGCCTGCATGGTGAAAAGTGCGAAGAAAATGCTGATCATTTGAAATGGCCTCGTACCGGGGCGGATTGATAAACGCGAAGGTCATTCACAGGGCGAGCTGCGCCGACAGGAATGCGCCGCGCTGATCCTCGAACGTGGCGATGGAGCCCAGATCGGCATAGGCTGCGGTTATCGTGAGGTGATCGCTCACCGCATAGGCGGCAAAGACATCCATCCAGTTATCTTCGCCAAGCCCGAGATTGTCCGGCTTGCTCCGATACTCCGCGCCCAGCACGGCGCGGCGCGAAAGCTGATACGCGAGGGAGCCTTCGAATTGCAGGCGATTCCTGCCCTCCGGCCCTCCAAAGCCGAGCAATCCCCCCTGATTTCCCTGTGTCCGGCGCACCGTGGCCGAGGCGAGAATGCTGTGTGAAAGAAAGAGTTTCGACGCGCTCAGGAACAGATCCGTGCCCGTCTCGTCCCTCGCACCCACCGCGCGCACGATACCGGCATCGCGGCTCCGCTTGTGCTGCGCCCCGATGCTGATTTGCGGGAGCAGCGGGTCGCCATAGACGAGGTCGCCGAAGAGCCGCAGCTTCGCGCCGAAAATATCCTGATTGAACGCGAAACCCTCACCGAGGCCGAGCGCAGCACCGACATCGCGGGTGTCGAAATTCTGACGCGTATAGGACAGTTCGACCCGGTTCGAGATGCCGATCGCGACGCCGTGGCTCTGAAACCCGAAATCCGGCAATTCCACGAACGTGACATGCCCGGTCATCCCGATATCACCTCGCGTTTCCAGTCCGCCTATGGTCGCCCAGGTGGCGAGTCCGCCACCGCTCGCCCCTTCGACCGCGCTGACCCCGTTGGTGAGGAGCAGCTTCCCACCGGGCAGGAGCGCCGCATCGCGCATGTCCGGAACGACCGGCTCTGCATCCTGCGCGAGGGCGGGGGTAGCAATCGATAGGAATGCGCCGAAAATGGCAGGAATGAAAACGGTTCTGCTCATGCGCCGCTATCTACGGCCGCATCGTTAAGAGCACCCTAATCACGGGGTCGGCCCAAGCACTTTATTAAGCTTTCGACGTTATCAGCCGACGGCGTGAAGAAACGTGTCGCCATTCTCCTCGCTTGCCTTGCGCTTGTGCTTCCGGCCACGGCGATCATCGCCGCCGGGAGCGTTTCCGCGCGGGTACAGATCGTCGACGAACGCGGTATGCCCGTGCGCGACGCGGTGGTGGAAATCACGCCGGCAGGGGGAGTGAGATCCCCGACCAATTTCGCGTGGCGCGCCGCCATGGCGCAAAAGGACCTTAAATTCACGCCCGGAACGCTTGTTGTCGCAAAGGGGGCCGTGGTGGCCTTTCCCAATCTCGACCGGGTCCGCCACAGCATCTACAGCTTTTCGCGGATCGCCCGTTTCGAAATCGAGCTTTACGGACGCGATCAGACGCGCACGCAGAAATTCGATATTGCCGGCGCGGCGGCGCTGGGCTGCAATATTCATGACGACATGCGCGGTTACGTGCGCGTGGTGGAAACGCCATTCGCGGCCAAGACGGATGCGAACGGTTTCGTCCATATCCCGGCCATTCCCAGCGGAAATGCCACCATGACGGTCTGGCATCCGCGCCTGCGGACGCCGGCCAATGAAATGAGCACAAGCGTTTCATTGAAGGGAGATTTCTCCCGAAAGATCCGGGTCCGCCTGCGGTGAGCGCGTTCGAGCGTATCGATTTCTTTCGCTTCGGTTCGTTGAAGTTGCGCATGACGGCGCTCTATGCCGCATTGTTCGCCGCGGTCCTCGCGGTAGTGCTTGCCATCGTGGGACAGGCAATCGACCGGTTCGCCGAAAACGCAGCGACACACGATCTGGCGGCGAACGCCCGCGTTTTCGAGGAAATTCTGGCCCTGCGCGCACGCCAGATGCGCAGTTCGAGCGAAGTTCTGTCCCGCGATTTCGGATTTCGCGAAGCGGTCGCCACCGCCGACCGGCCGACGCTCGCCAGCGCGCTCGACAGCCTCCGGGAACGGTCGGGAAGCCGCTCTGCCTTCGTCGTGGGGTACGATGCCTCGCTTGTCGGCTCGACGGGCGATGCCATGCCCGATCCGGCGGAATTGTGGAACGCGCTCGACAACGGGCAGGGCTATGGCGTGATCACGCAAGGAGGGCAGCTGGCGCTTGCCGCCGCGTCGCCGATCGAGGTGCCGGACCTCGTCGGCTGGCTGGTGGTGACGCAACCACTCGATCAGGCGGAATTGTCGCGCCTCGTCGATCTGGGCGCGATCGATCTGGGAGCGTCGGTGATGCGGCGGGCGCGACTTCCGCAGGCGATCGCGAACGCGCCGCCGGGCGAGGTTTTCGAGCGGGGCGAGGGCGAGCGCATGCTTTATCGCGTGTCGAATTTGCGCACGCTAGAGGATGACCTTCACCCGGTGCTCGTCCTGCAATATTCGCTGACCCGTTCGCTCGCGCAATATTCCTCCATTCGCTGGCTGCTCGCGGCGCTCGCCGGGGCCGGGCTTGCACTTGTAGTCGCACTGAGCTGGCGAGTGGCGAAGACCATCACCGCGCCGCTGCGCAAGCTGGATGAGGCGACCCGAATCATCAGCGCGGGCGAGCGGGTGGCGCTGTCGGTGGAAACCGACGACGAGATTGGCCGCCTGGCTGCGAGTTTCAACACCATGATCGAGGCGATAGAGGAGCGCGAAAAGCGGATCGTTCACGTCGGGCTTCACGACGGGCTCACCAACCTTCCGAACCGGAAATTATTTGCAGAGCAGCTGGCGCTCGCGCTTTCCCGCCGGAGGGAGAACCGGCAGGTCATGGTGATTTGCGCCGATCTCGACGATTTCAAGGCGGTCAACGAGACGCTCGGCCATCCGGCCGGCGATACCATGCTCGTCGAGCTTGCCCATACGCTGCGCCAGAGTCTGCCCAACGGCACCACGGCCCGCCTCGGGGGTGACGAATTCGCGATCATGATCGACGATATCGCGCCGGGGGAGAATCTCGATGCGCTCGCCCGCCGGGTACAGACGTGCTTTGCCAAGGATATCGAGATTGCCGGGCGGAAAACCGTTGCGACGGCGAGCCTCGGCATCGCGGTCGCGCCTGGCGACGGAGCAGACGGCGTAACGCTCATGAAGCATGCCGATCTCGCGCTCCATCGCGCGAAGAGCGGGGGGCGGGCCTGCCATCATTTCTTCGAACCCGCTCTCGATGAGCAGGCACGACACCGCCGCCAGATGGAACTCGACCTTCGCGACGCCATCGCGAACGGCGGATTTGAACTCCATTTTCAACCGCTCTACAGCCTGAGGGAAGACAGGCTGAAAGGTTTCGAGGCGCTGATCCGATGGAACCATCCGACGCGCGGAATGGTCGCTCCAGGCGATTTCATCGGACTGGCCGAAGAAACCGGGCTCATCATTGCCATCGGCGAATGGGTCGTTCACGAAGCATGTCGCCAGGCAAGCCAGTGGCCAGGCGATCTGTCTGTCGCCGTCAATATCTCACCCAGGCAATTCGCGGCGCCGGAGCTGATCGAACGGATCAAGGCGTCGATCGCCGCCACGGGAATCGCGCCGCGCAGGCTCGAACTGGAAATCACCGAAAGCATTTTCATCGCCGATGTCGAGACGACGCTGGCCGCGCTGCACGATCTCCGGCGGCTCGGCGTGCGGATCGCTCTCGATGATTTCGGGACGGGCTACTCGTCACTCGGCTATCTGCGATCCTTCCCCTTCGACAAGGTGAAAATTGATCGCAGTTTCGTGAACGACCTGACTGACGGTGGGAACGGCCATGCCATCATCCGGGCGATCACGACGCTCGCCGCCGCCTTGGGCATGGAAACGCTGGCGGAAGGAGTCGAAAATCGCAATCAGCTCGCGATTCTTCGGCGCGAGGGATGCGAAAGCATTCAAGGTTTCCTGCTCAGCCGGCCCATGCCTGTTTGCGACATGAAAGATTGGTTGAATAGGAGAAACGCGCGAAATTTTGTGACGGATATGCTCGACTGCGATGAACCGGCGATGATCCATGCGACGCAATGAGCCGGGAAAAAGCGAAGCTCACCATGCAAGTTGAATAAGGAAATGGTGGACGCACTAGGGCTCGAACCTAGGACCCGCTGATTAAGAGCCATGATCAGAGGGTCCTAGCGCGTCCGCATGGGTCCAAGAATGGCGGAAATCTGCGATTCATAGTCCGCATTGTTCTTGAAATGTTCGCCAGTATCCACTACAAAAAGCTACCTAAGGTAGCAGGTACATATGGCGAACAAAGTAGGTTTGACGGATGCGAAAATCGCAGGGCTGAAGGCGCCGACTGCGGGTCAGGTTGAGCTCGCCGATGGTATCGTACCCGGCCTTAGGCTCCGCATGGGTGCCAGTGGTATCAAGACGTACATTCTGCGCAAGCGGGTTCAGGGCAAATGGTTGAATGTGACAATCGGACGCCATGGGCCAAGCTTTACGCTGGCCCATGCCCGAAAGAAGGCGCGCGATCTGCTTGTCGATGTCGAGCAGGGCAAGAGCATCGCCAGAAAGGCGGGGGCAAAGAGAAAGGGATCAAAAGGGGTCGGGACAGTCGCGGAACTCTACGAGACGTACCTTGCTCAGCAGATCGAGGGCAAAAAGCGGAGCGCGAGGGAGTTCGATCGAGTGTTCCGAAAATACATCGAGCCCGAGATTGGAGACCGGCTCGCGGACTCCATTACCCGAAGTGACGTGAGCCGCTTCGTTGAGAAAATTGCGTTCGAGCGGGGCAAGGAAACCCTGACGATGGCGCGCATCGTGTATCGCCATCTTTCGACCTTCTACACGTGGGCGCTCACCAGACTTGAGCATATGCCAGCCAACCCCTGCCGAGATGCGTGGCGCCCGAAGCGGAATGAGCCTCGCGACCGTGTACTCAGCGACCGTGAGCTTGCTGCGCTGTGGCAATCTGCGGTCGAGGATGGCTATCCGTTCGGCCATCTCGTGCAGATGCTTATTCTTACGGCTCAACGCAGAGGTGAAGTGCTTGATGCGGCGTGCGATGAGTTCGACTTCAAGGCGAAAGTCTGGACAGTTCCGGGCGACCGAGCGAAAAACGGCAAAGCGAATGTGGTGCCGCTATCCGCCCAGGCCCTGGCAGTCATCACCGAGATATTCATGGCGGCTGGCATCGACCCTGACGATGCCCACAAGCAATCCCAGATCCTGTTGGCATCGAAGGTCACCAATACGAACAGCGTCAGCGGACTATCGAAGGCCTGGAAGCGCATCAGGGCAAGCGTGGACGAAAAGCTCGGCTATGAGGCCGGTCACTTCACAATGCATGATATTCGACGGACGGTGGCAACTGGTCTCCAGCGTCTTGGCATACCCTTGGTGGTTTCTGAGGCGGTGCTCAATCACCAGTCAGGATCAGCTATGGCTGGCGTCGCTGGCGTCTATCACCGTCACCAGTATACCAACGAGAAACGGGAGGCGTTGGCGCTGTGGGGTAAGGAGGTAATGCAGATTGCAGCCAAGTATCCAGTCGAAGTCAAAGTCGGCTAATCTCACAGGGGTTCGCAACCGCAACAAATCCGCCCAGCTAGAAACCGCAGGATGATGGGCCGTGCTATGGCCATCGTGGGTCGATCTTTAGAAACGCCATTGTCGAAGGACCTCTTGGACATATCCGGGCGTCTCGCCATTCCGGGGAATGCCGCCTGCGCGTTCCACTGCGCCGGGACCCGCATTGTAGGCAGCCACCGCGAGGTGAACCACGCCGAACCTGTCGAGCATCTGCCGCAGATACCGCGCCGCGCCGAAGATGTTGGCCATAGGATCGAAGCGATTGAAGACCCCGAGTTCTTTTGCCGTGGCTGGCATCAGCTGTCCAAGACCTGCGGCACCCGCCGGGCTGACGGCGAAGGGGTTATATCGAGATTCTGTCCATACGAGCGCATCGAGCAGGCCCGCGGGCAATGAGTACTTCGCTTCCGCAGCATAGATGTGGGGAAGGTAGCTTGCTCGCCTGAAGTCGGAGGGGCCAGGTTTGGCCTTGGGTTCGTATCTGTATGGCAGGTTCACCCGGCCATTTTGTGGTACAATGAGACCCGATGCCGGGCCGGCCTGACGGGATGACCACAGCCCGTGCTCGACCAGCTGGAAGCCGTTCGATGTTTCAGCAATTCGGATGCCTTCGGAGTGACTCGCGGGGGCTTCGATTGTGGCTGGCGCGGACAAATCCTGGGCTCTGGCGGAGGTAGCAGAGGTGATCGCGAAGCCTGCGACCAAGATAGCTTTCATTGTCATTTCTCGATCCTTCTATAGCCGAATCGAGTGAGAACATATATAGAACAGGCGGCGTAGGAAATTGGTTTGGCGCGAGTGCAGAGTGGAGGCTGCACGGGGAGGGCACCTCAACCGGAGAAGGTCGATGCCCCCGTTAGACAAACCTCATCAACTCGAACGCCGCGCCCGCGCGATCGTCGAAAGCCTTCAGGGTACATGGAGTCGGGGCAAAGGCATGTGCTGCTGCCCGGCGCATGATGACCGAACTCCCTCATTGAGCGTGACACTGGGAAGAAAGGCGATACTGTTTCATTGCTTCGCGGGATGCTCGAACGAGGAGGTCATAGCAGCACTGGACCGCCAGGGTGTTCGCAGCCGTGACCTGTTCGATGGCTCTAGTGCCGTGGTCGCTGATCGACAGGAAAATAGGGCCTTCGATTCCAACGCGCGGCGTTTGTGGCAATCGGCGACGGCGATCTCCGACAGCCCTGCCGAAGGATACCTCGCGCAGCGCGGGATCCTGCGTGCCTCTGATCAGCTCCGTTACCTCGAGCGCACGCCGCTCGGACCACGTGGCGCGGTCCAGTTCCTCCCTGCAATGTTGGCGAACGTCACGACTGACATCGGCACAATAGCGGTGCACAGGACGTTTATCGATACTGCGAGCGGCAAGTTGGCGGGTTTCGAGCGTCCCAAGCGTGCGCTGGGAAGCCTCAGCTGTGGTGCTGTCAGACTTGCCCCGCCAGCCGCGGGCCGGTTGGGCCTTGCCGAAGGTATCGAAAGCGCCCTGTCAGCCATGCAGCTGTTTGGGATTCCTTGCTGGGCAACGCTCGGGAACGAGCGGTTCGGCCTCGTCGCGATTCCCGAGAGTGTGCGCGAGCTCCACTTGTTCATCGACAATGATCCGGGAGGCGAGCTCGCGGATCAGCGCGCACGAAAGGCCTATTCTGCATCAGGCCGTGTGATCCACTCGCGAGCACCAGCGTCGACCGGTCTCGACTGGAACGATGAACTCAAGGCAAGGCTCGCTCGGCAAACCTGATCAGCGAGCCAGAGGGGAGGGGGCCTTCGGCTGATTGAGGCCTGCGAGGCGCAGGACCTCGTCAGGAGGTTTCCCATGTCCAACACTTCCCTCGCCTTCGCATTCGATCCACCATCTCCGCCGCTTGTCGTGACGGCAGCCAAAGCAATGGCGTTGCAATTGGCAGCAGGCAGCGCGCTTTCGCGCGGCGAAATCAACCGCATCATGACGGACCACTTCGGCGGAACCGATGCACTCGGGGCATGGTCAGTCCGTGATGCTCACGCTGCGCTCGAGCTGGCGCAGGTTCAACATCTGCAAGCATCAGATCAAGTCCAGCCCACGAGCCCGATCGACGAGGCGGAACAGTTCTTCTGCGGTCTCGATGCCCGAGTTCCGACCCAAACCAATCGCAGCGACGAGCAGATCGAATGGCAGCAGTTTGCAACGCCGCCGCGGTTGGCCTGGCTTGCCGCACGGGCCTGCGGACTGATGCTCAACGAGCTCGTGCTCGAGCCCTCGGCCGGAACGGGGATGCTTGCGGTCTGGGCCACCAAAGCCGGAGCCCGCCTAGTCCTGAACGAAATTTCACCGCTGCGCCGCGACTGCCTGACTGCGGTATTCCCGGATGCCCGCGTGACTGGACATGATGCCGAGCTGATCGACGAATTGCTCGATCCGGCCATCAGCCCCAGCGTCGTGCTGATGAACCCGCCCTATTCTCACGGGATCGAGCGGGGCCACGATGGCCGCACTGGGGCGAGGCATCTGCGATCGGCCTGGAACCGTCTGGCGTCCGGGGGGCGGCTTGTCGCGATCATGCCTGAATGGTTCGACTGCGTGCGGTTTTTGGCCGGGGCGAAAGGGCCAGTTTCGCTGAGGCTCAATGCCGCCGTCGAACGCGCGTTCGTCAGGCAGGGCACCGGCATTACCACGCGGCTGTTGGTCTTCGACAAGGTGGAAGACTCCAATGAGCCTGTCGCCATCCGCACAAACGACTTTCGCCAGCTGGTCGATCTTGTCGATGCTTTGCCGGCTCGCGCCAGCCTTGAGGCTGCGCGCGAGAAATCCAGCGTTCCGGCTCGTTCGCCGTTCCTTTTGGTCGCCGCACCGCGCAGGCAGCTGCCGATACCAACCAGGATCACGCCTCCAGCCTCCGCCATCGGGTCGCTCACCTACCAGTCGCTCGAAACCCCTGCGCGGCT
Coding sequences within:
- a CDS encoding lytic transglycosylase domain-containing protein codes for the protein MTMKAILVAGFAITSATSARAQDLSAPATIEAPASHSEGIRIAETSNGFQLVEHGLWSSRQAGPASGLIVPQNGRVNLPYRYEPKAKPGPSDFRRASYLPHIYAAEAKYSLPAGLLDALVWTESRYNPFAVSPAGAAGLGQLMPATAKELGVFNRFDPMANIFGAARYLRQMLDRFGVVHLAVAAYNAGPGAVERAGGIPRNGETPGYVQEVLRQWRF
- a CDS encoding toprim domain-containing protein, translating into MPPLDKPHQLERRARAIVESLQGTWSRGKGMCCCPAHDDRTPSLSVTLGRKAILFHCFAGCSNEEVIAALDRQGVRSRDLFDGSSAVVADRQENRAFDSNARRLWQSATAISDSPAEGYLAQRGILRASDQLRYLERTPLGPRGAVQFLPAMLANVTTDIGTIAVHRTFIDTASGKLAGFERPKRALGSLSCGAVRLAPPAAGRLGLAEGIESALSAMQLFGIPCWATLGNERFGLVAIPESVRELHLFIDNDPGGELADQRARKAYSASGRVIHSRAPASTGLDWNDELKARLARQT